A stretch of DNA from bacterium:
AGGCGTTCATGAGGGACCTGGGCGGCTGACACGCAGTCGATCGCGCCTCGGCGACGGCTTGCGTGAACCCGTCGAACGATGGCAGGGTGGCTCATCGGTCGCGCATCTCCGCGCGAAACCCGAACGGCGTGGCCGAGGAATCATCCCTACGACGAGACCCTACGACGAGAATCTGGAGGACTGATCCGGAAATGGACGCCCAGGAAAAGAAAACCGCACTGCGAATGATCCCATACGGACTCTACGTTCTTACGGCTGAATCCAAAGACGGCCGGGTCGCCGCGTCCACGATCAATTGGGTGACCCAAGCTTCGTTTGAGCCTCCCCTGATCGCCGTCGGCGTAAAGGCGGACTCCGGCGCGCACGACCTGATCAAGGAATGCCGCAGCTTCGCACTCAACGTACTCGCCAAAGAGCATAAAGATCTCGCCTTCTCGTTCTTCAAGCCGGTCGAGCGAGAGGGAAACACGATCGCGGGACAGCCCTTCACGATCGGCGAGACGGGCGCACCCGTTCTGGATGCCGCGGCTGCAATCGTCGGCTGCAAGCTCATCGATACACTCGAGCGTGGCGACCACTCCCTCTTCCTGGGCGAAGTCGTAGAGGCGCGCGTTCTGCGCGAAATCACCGGCCGCGCCGATCAGGAGACCCTGGTACTCGCCGACCTGGGCGACTCGGTCTTCTACGGCGGCTAGCTGCGTCGATACACGGAGTCAGGCCAGATCGCGGATCGA
This window harbors:
- a CDS encoding flavin reductase family protein, which translates into the protein MDAQEKKTALRMIPYGLYVLTAESKDGRVAASTINWVTQASFEPPLIAVGVKADSGAHDLIKECRSFALNVLAKEHKDLAFSFFKPVEREGNTIAGQPFTIGETGAPVLDAAAAIVGCKLIDTLERGDHSLFLGEVVEARVLREITGRADQETLVLADLGDSVFYGG